From Paenibacillus polymyxa, the proteins below share one genomic window:
- a CDS encoding helix-turn-helix transcriptional regulator → MSKTDFLSFLVPPLPYFIEGNFTTYQKGDWHPNRYNLGYFDVIIIKEGLLHIGEEDESWKITENHALILEPDKHHFPIEACTEQTSFYWFHFQTNSMWCAQSSPNFIIPSTPIPELHFHSEHTTIHLPKYQKLINPHELFSKLDYLLASTLKTRKLALWETQQTFVNIFQSLEYDENYKSSSSKLAEQIEIFLKQNYRNAITNKDLEAHFHVHQNYLARCMKATFQRTPLEYLMDYRLDQGRSLLLQTDWSIQQITEETGFSQASYFSKCFKERFGMSPKNYRQQYWKPATN, encoded by the coding sequence ATGAGCAAAACAGACTTTCTATCTTTCCTTGTCCCTCCATTGCCCTATTTCATAGAGGGGAATTTTACTACATATCAAAAAGGAGACTGGCATCCGAATCGCTATAACTTGGGTTATTTTGACGTAATTATCATTAAAGAAGGACTACTGCACATCGGTGAGGAAGATGAATCGTGGAAGATAACTGAAAATCATGCTCTCATTCTTGAGCCGGACAAGCACCATTTCCCCATAGAGGCATGTACAGAACAAACCTCCTTTTACTGGTTTCATTTTCAAACCAACAGTATGTGGTGTGCCCAATCCTCGCCGAATTTTATTATCCCTAGCACCCCCATTCCTGAACTGCATTTTCACTCAGAACATACCACCATCCATCTACCCAAATATCAGAAATTAATTAATCCCCATGAGCTGTTCTCCAAATTGGACTACTTACTAGCCTCTACTCTAAAAACCCGAAAGCTGGCTCTATGGGAGACTCAACAAACATTTGTGAATATTTTTCAGAGTTTGGAATATGATGAGAATTATAAAAGCAGTTCCTCCAAGTTAGCTGAACAGATCGAAATTTTCTTAAAACAAAACTACAGAAATGCGATTACTAATAAAGACCTGGAGGCGCATTTTCACGTACATCAAAATTATCTTGCTAGATGCATGAAGGCCACCTTTCAGCGCACACCACTTGAGTATTTAATGGACTACCGTCTGGATCAGGGACGCAGTCTTTTGCTGCAAACCGACTGGTCCATCCAACAAATTACGGAGGAAACAGGATTCTCCCAAGCCAGCTATTTTTCAAAGTGCTTCAAGGAAAGATTCGGAATGTCGCCGAAAAATTACAGACAGCAATACTGGAAACCAGCCACCAATTGA
- a CDS encoding phytase has translation MKSTKLALLTMLTGILVSPDLIHAADTQPSGYAPLRTQADKLGATITWDSDDHSVLVKLKNGIVGTFTVGEKQYRLAGQTGKADREIKIINGNVYLPTKVITALEAENSKYADPKDAVPTYKVTPSVETEAVEDGEDAADDPAIWLNPVDPEKSRILATNKGGGILVYDLDGKQLQNMKVGKMNNVDLRYGFTLGGKKIDIAGATNRTNNTIDIFAIDGESGTLTNVVDKPIKATMKEVYGFSLYHSLKTDKFYALVLGKEGEFEQYELTDNGNGKIAGKLVRQFKLATQSEGMVADDEYGTLYIAEEDYAIWKYSAEPDGSSKPLQRVDIADGRRLHDDIEGLTLYYGKDGKGYLMASSQGNSSYAIYERQGDNAYISNFTIGDSPTVDGTSVTDGIDVLGYGLGKNFPHGIFVAQDDENLQNGKKLNQNFKMVPWERIATGAPTPLTIDDGTNPRELVNRSTK, from the coding sequence ATGAAGTCAACTAAACTAGCATTATTAACCATGTTAACAGGAATTCTGGTATCACCAGACCTGATCCATGCGGCAGACACTCAACCGTCTGGGTATGCACCACTACGAACACAAGCAGATAAATTGGGGGCAACTATTACATGGGATAGTGATGACCATTCAGTGTTGGTCAAGCTGAAAAATGGCATTGTGGGAACTTTTACAGTCGGTGAGAAGCAATATCGTCTAGCCGGCCAAACCGGAAAAGCAGACCGTGAAATTAAAATAATCAATGGAAATGTATATCTTCCTACAAAAGTGATTACTGCGCTTGAAGCAGAAAATAGCAAATATGCAGATCCTAAAGACGCAGTTCCCACCTATAAAGTGACCCCCTCTGTCGAAACAGAAGCCGTGGAGGATGGAGAAGATGCAGCTGACGACCCTGCCATCTGGCTCAATCCGGTTGATCCGGAGAAGAGCAGAATTTTAGCTACCAATAAAGGCGGCGGAATTTTAGTCTATGACCTGGATGGCAAGCAACTGCAAAACATGAAAGTCGGAAAAATGAACAACGTGGATCTTCGTTACGGTTTCACATTGGGCGGTAAAAAAATTGATATCGCAGGCGCAACCAATCGTACCAATAACACGATCGATATCTTTGCCATTGACGGTGAATCAGGAACATTAACCAACGTGGTTGATAAACCTATTAAAGCAACCATGAAAGAAGTATATGGATTCAGTTTGTACCATAGCCTCAAGACAGATAAGTTTTACGCACTCGTTTTGGGCAAAGAGGGCGAATTCGAGCAATATGAGTTGACTGACAACGGAAACGGCAAAATTGCCGGCAAGCTTGTCCGCCAGTTTAAGCTGGCTACGCAATCCGAGGGCATGGTCGCCGATGATGAATATGGTACGCTGTACATTGCTGAAGAGGATTACGCCATTTGGAAATATAGCGCCGAGCCAGACGGTTCATCCAAGCCGCTGCAACGTGTTGATATTGCAGATGGACGCAGACTTCACGATGACATAGAGGGACTCACATTGTATTATGGCAAGGACGGCAAGGGGTACCTGATGGCCTCCAGTCAAGGCAACAGCAGCTATGCGATCTATGAACGACAAGGTGACAATGCCTATATTAGCAACTTCACGATCGGCGACAGCCCTACCGTAGATGGTACGTCTGTAACAGACGGTATTGATGTTCTTGGCTATGGATTAGGCAAGAATTTCCCTCATGGTATCTTCGTTGCACAAGATGACGAAAATCTCCAAAACGGCAAGAAGTTAAATCAGAACTTTAAAATGGTACCTTGGGAACGAATTGCTACAGGTGCTCCTACCCCGCTAACGATAGACGATGGCACCAATCCGCGTGAATTGGTAAACAGAAGCACGAAGTAA
- a CDS encoding alpha-L-arabinofuranosidase C-terminal domain-containing protein, with translation MTKFQDQIIARYKFDDAENVGKDSSGQGNDGIASGTAAPTISHATGRAALALEGGPNGTSYIQLPSDLFKDVSDNTGVTVTAWVNFGRFTDMWERVFDFGKAHTGPYMFMTRNLRGTLFTEVDLSVDPGRGFVRDEWMHIALSVIGTKGGTLSSAGPVVYVNGEVAADGSISQTSSGNYAKLRKWFETFADTTNYSNNFIGRSQHAADVDFAGSVSDFRIYKAGLTADEIIEVMCDSLTDEEIVKLARDKYLSFPTTIITKDISLPTVLMGGRVEVTWKSSQPSILSDHGQVQAITSAQGVTVTALLTRGSSRIEESFEVSVLPEQLPPYTLTIHGNKEVVDVSEVMYGLFYEDINNAADGGIYAELVQNRSFESFEFDTYSHASGECGCSTGRNRNPLFAWSGDTDKMAPQHSGGLNEFLGAKDKDVNSYYVTVADGATIRNKGFSDSNQNCAMSIQEGAKYEFTIWAKAESAGTITLQLQDSKEKAISDSVTVQVEGGNTWKKYGVDSKLVLTGTATVLGQLALTFEGDISIDMVSLFPQDVWGAGEEEQSSSAHANYQGNPNYRLRKDLVNALVGMHPKFLRFPGGCISEGSFIWENVYDWKESIGDIELRKENFNVWGYMMTMGLGYMEYFQLAEDLNAAPLPVMACGVLCQARSDYAHPAGGALREYYIKNFTDLIDFAISVDFEHNEWAAMRKKMGHEAPFDLRYLGVGNENWGTEFFANFEVFKTSIDEYMEKNYPGYELHIISTVGAQADDDAYQQGWKFLSGNMKGSAKVAFADGNQVTEETVTWYEKQKDYMDTIADEHYYRSNEYLLNNVDRYNYYYRAYNADGSVNWKETSKVFVGEYASTDKNTLAGAVAEAAVMTGFENNADVVRLAAYAPLFNKVLTDGTYRWTPDCIWFDDETVWFTPNYYVQQMYAQYLGNKVLATSFSTYKNGQPIDLIPQGGIEIATGNAEVVVKRVTVTSNKDGSVLLDQDFTKALNSAWKVIPGSVGYTVEEGKGLVLKAQDSGLNGLYILNDSWNNYKVEVVASRISGTDGFYVGAGLTDITAEKKNVIEYAVGYGGNATGVKVYKQGIEGYTMGDYSSSTAAGNLRAASYEELADNTDYTITVNYGGETGSNLICSYTDGKTTSKVLDYKLEAYNRDVFHSVTRDAEHVYVKLVNADNVDKATQLNLQDLNVESSAKLITLTGDSSLVHVPNVNKKNDEKVVLTEQQVTLHTDSVLLQLPANSVNVLVLDLKA, from the coding sequence ATGACCAAATTCCAAGATCAAATCATTGCGCGGTACAAGTTTGATGATGCAGAGAACGTCGGCAAGGATAGCTCCGGACAAGGTAATGACGGGATTGCTTCAGGCACAGCAGCACCTACGATCTCCCATGCTACCGGAAGAGCGGCTTTGGCACTTGAGGGAGGACCCAACGGAACATCTTATATTCAGCTCCCTTCTGATCTGTTCAAAGATGTAAGCGATAACACCGGTGTTACAGTGACGGCTTGGGTAAACTTCGGCAGATTCACGGATATGTGGGAACGTGTTTTTGACTTTGGTAAAGCGCATACTGGGCCTTATATGTTTATGACACGGAATCTGCGCGGAACTCTTTTCACTGAGGTGGATTTGTCCGTAGACCCAGGAAGAGGCTTTGTCAGGGATGAGTGGATGCACATCGCCCTGTCTGTCATCGGCACAAAAGGCGGTACATTAAGCAGTGCGGGTCCAGTGGTATATGTCAATGGTGAAGTGGCAGCGGACGGCTCCATCAGCCAAACCTCCAGTGGTAACTATGCCAAGCTGCGCAAATGGTTCGAAACATTTGCAGATACGACCAACTATAGTAACAATTTTATCGGTCGTTCCCAACATGCAGCCGATGTAGACTTTGCTGGCTCGGTTTCGGACTTCCGAATTTATAAAGCAGGTTTGACGGCGGATGAAATTATTGAGGTCATGTGCGATTCATTGACAGATGAAGAGATCGTGAAGCTTGCCCGCGATAAGTATTTGTCATTCCCGACGACAATTATAACCAAAGACATATCCCTGCCAACGGTTCTGATGGGTGGAAGAGTAGAAGTGACCTGGAAATCCAGCCAGCCTAGCATACTCTCTGACCATGGGCAGGTTCAGGCGATTACCTCCGCACAGGGGGTCACCGTTACGGCTCTCTTGACCAGAGGTTCAAGCAGGATTGAAGAAAGCTTTGAAGTATCCGTTCTTCCAGAACAGTTGCCTCCATACACGCTGACCATTCATGGGAATAAAGAAGTTGTGGATGTCAGCGAAGTGATGTACGGCTTGTTCTACGAAGATATCAATAACGCGGCAGATGGTGGGATATATGCAGAACTTGTACAAAATCGCTCCTTCGAATCCTTTGAGTTTGATACGTATTCCCATGCTTCTGGTGAATGCGGCTGCTCTACAGGACGGAACCGCAATCCATTGTTCGCCTGGTCTGGTGATACGGACAAGATGGCTCCACAACATAGCGGTGGATTAAATGAGTTTTTGGGCGCAAAAGACAAGGATGTGAACTCTTATTACGTAACAGTAGCGGATGGGGCAACGATTCGAAACAAAGGCTTTTCCGATTCTAACCAGAATTGTGCCATGTCCATCCAGGAGGGTGCCAAGTATGAGTTTACCATCTGGGCAAAGGCCGAATCTGCGGGTACAATCACACTGCAACTGCAAGACTCGAAGGAAAAGGCCATCAGTGATTCGGTAACCGTACAGGTGGAAGGTGGCAACACGTGGAAAAAGTACGGCGTCGATTCCAAGCTGGTGCTGACAGGTACAGCTACGGTTCTGGGACAGCTGGCGCTTACATTTGAAGGCGACATTTCCATTGATATGGTTTCCTTATTCCCACAAGATGTATGGGGGGCGGGAGAGGAAGAGCAATCCTCATCGGCACACGCCAACTATCAGGGTAATCCGAACTACCGATTGAGAAAAGATCTGGTGAACGCACTGGTCGGCATGCATCCGAAGTTTTTGCGTTTTCCAGGGGGATGTATTTCCGAAGGATCATTTATATGGGAAAACGTATATGACTGGAAGGAATCCATTGGGGATATCGAGCTGCGCAAGGAAAACTTTAATGTATGGGGCTATATGATGACCATGGGTCTTGGTTATATGGAATACTTCCAGTTGGCAGAAGACCTCAATGCAGCTCCGCTTCCAGTTATGGCCTGTGGTGTGCTCTGCCAAGCCCGCTCGGATTATGCTCATCCGGCTGGCGGCGCATTAAGAGAATACTATATCAAGAATTTTACGGATCTGATCGACTTTGCGATCAGCGTTGATTTTGAACACAATGAATGGGCCGCCATGCGTAAAAAAATGGGCCATGAAGCACCGTTCGATCTGCGTTATCTGGGCGTGGGGAACGAAAACTGGGGCACAGAGTTCTTCGCCAACTTTGAAGTGTTCAAGACATCGATTGATGAGTACATGGAGAAAAACTACCCAGGATATGAGCTGCACATCATCTCCACGGTTGGCGCTCAAGCAGACGACGATGCCTATCAACAGGGCTGGAAGTTCCTGAGCGGTAATATGAAGGGCTCTGCCAAGGTTGCTTTTGCGGACGGTAACCAGGTGACGGAAGAAACTGTAACCTGGTATGAGAAGCAAAAAGACTATATGGACACCATTGCCGATGAGCACTATTACCGTTCTAATGAGTATCTGTTGAATAATGTGGACCGCTATAATTATTACTATAGAGCTTATAACGCTGATGGCAGTGTCAACTGGAAAGAAACGTCGAAGGTGTTTGTTGGGGAGTATGCCTCAACAGATAAAAATACATTGGCAGGCGCAGTCGCAGAAGCAGCAGTGATGACGGGCTTCGAAAATAATGCTGATGTCGTCCGGTTGGCTGCCTATGCGCCGCTGTTTAACAAAGTCCTGACGGACGGAACGTACAGATGGACACCGGATTGTATCTGGTTCGATGACGAAACTGTATGGTTTACACCAAACTATTATGTGCAGCAAATGTATGCCCAATATTTGGGTAATAAAGTATTGGCCACTTCGTTCTCTACTTACAAAAACGGCCAGCCAATTGACCTCATTCCTCAGGGTGGAATTGAGATCGCGACAGGTAACGCCGAGGTTGTGGTTAAGCGTGTGACTGTTACTTCGAATAAGGACGGCAGTGTGCTGCTGGATCAAGATTTTACCAAGGCATTGAATTCAGCCTGGAAGGTTATTCCTGGTTCCGTGGGATATACGGTGGAGGAAGGCAAGGGGCTTGTCCTCAAAGCCCAAGATAGCGGTCTGAACGGCCTGTACATCTTGAACGACAGCTGGAACAACTATAAGGTAGAGGTCGTTGCTTCCCGCATTTCCGGCACGGACGGTTTTTATGTGGGTGCAGGTCTCACGGATATTACCGCTGAGAAAAAGAACGTCATCGAATACGCGGTTGGCTATGGCGGCAATGCTACCGGCGTGAAGGTTTACAAGCAAGGCATAGAAGGCTATACCATGGGTGACTACTCTTCCAGTACAGCTGCGGGCAACTTGAGAGCAGCCAGCTATGAAGAACTGGCCGATAATACCGACTACACCATCACGGTGAACTATGGGGGAGAAACGGGCAGCAACCTGATTTGCTCCTACACGGACGGCAAGACAACCAGCAAAGTGCTGGATTACAAGCTGGAGGCTTATAACAGAGACGTGTTTCATTCGGTGACCCGAGATGCTGAACATGTATATGTGAAGCTTGTGAATGCCGACAACGTAGATAAGGCAACGCAGCTGAATCTACAAGATTTGAATGTTGAGTCCAGCGCCAAGCTGATTACACTAACCGGCGATTCCTCGCTTGTTCATGTACCTAACGTGAATAAGAAAAATGATGAAAAGGTAGTGCTTACCGAACAGCAGGTCACACTTCATACAGATTCTGTCCTCTTACAATTACCGGCTAATTCGGTAAATGTACTGGTACTGGATCTTAAAGCGTAG
- a CDS encoding SPFH domain-containing protein, with protein MGFFRNQFANVVEWEEFRDDMIFWKWSNREIKKGSKLIIRSGQDAIFVNNGKIEGIFENEGSYNMDSDIIPFLSTLKGFKFGFNSGMRVEVLFVNTKEFTVKWGTQNPVLIPTPQLPGGMPIRANGTFNFKVNDYVTLIDKIAGVKDSYLVEDVKIRITSVLDQLLMKWISREGKDMFNLQANASDISKGIQEDLDMQVMDNGMTITGFHVMSFNYPQEIQDMITKTASHEMIGNLQKYQQVTMTDGMASGNVKGGGAASDMASMMMGMNIANEMMKNLNPSQQPQAETQPAPDAPTPSGDGKRPNFCPNCGTKNEGANFCPNCGHKLNG; from the coding sequence ATGGGATTCTTCAGAAATCAATTTGCAAATGTAGTAGAATGGGAAGAATTTAGGGATGATATGATTTTTTGGAAATGGAGCAATCGTGAAATTAAAAAAGGCAGTAAATTAATCATCCGCTCCGGTCAGGACGCGATTTTTGTTAATAACGGCAAGATCGAGGGTATCTTTGAGAATGAAGGGTCATATAACATGGACTCGGATATTATTCCATTTCTATCGACATTAAAAGGGTTCAAGTTCGGTTTTAACAGCGGCATGCGGGTGGAGGTCTTGTTCGTTAATACGAAGGAGTTTACGGTCAAATGGGGAACACAAAATCCGGTTTTGATTCCGACCCCCCAATTGCCAGGCGGGATGCCGATTCGGGCCAACGGTACGTTTAATTTTAAAGTAAACGATTATGTTACGCTTATTGATAAGATTGCCGGGGTAAAGGACAGTTATCTTGTAGAGGACGTTAAAATACGCATTACTTCGGTGTTGGATCAGTTATTGATGAAGTGGATCAGCAGAGAAGGCAAGGACATGTTTAATCTACAGGCAAATGCTTCTGATATTTCGAAGGGCATTCAAGAAGACCTGGATATGCAAGTGATGGACAACGGTATGACGATTACAGGCTTTCATGTGATGAGCTTCAATTATCCTCAAGAAATTCAGGATATGATTACGAAGACGGCTTCTCATGAAATGATCGGTAATCTGCAAAAGTACCAACAAGTGACGATGACTGACGGTATGGCATCGGGGAATGTAAAAGGCGGCGGTGCTGCGTCGGATATGGCGAGTATGATGATGGGCATGAATATAGCCAATGAAATGATGAAAAATTTGAACCCAAGTCAACAGCCTCAGGCTGAGACTCAGCCTGCACCCGATGCCCCCACTCCTTCTGGCGACGGTAAAAGGCCAAATTTTTGTCCGAATTGTGGTACAAAAAACGAGGGAGCTAACTTTTGTCCGAATTGTGGACATAAATTGAACGGATAG
- a CDS encoding TPM domain-containing protein, with protein MKKYRVIVAVLLFFAVFLAVPMEMKGEAATTEMKPLIFDEAGLLNQEEYDVLNSMANQYGAERETDIIIYTTNNPDNMDVMKMTQDFYDDHGPGYDRAHGNAVILTMDMRNREVYLAGFYKAERYLDDDRLTKIRHEITPDLTNGNYGLAFQKYILGAHKYLAIRPGVNPDSIFFKGWLHLAIALGLASIIVGKMISSSGGRVTVNRQTYEDASTSGVLAHQDLYTHTTTTKRKIEKSSSSSSSGGGGGTTSGGHSHSGSRGSF; from the coding sequence TTGAAAAAATATAGAGTGATTGTGGCTGTGTTGTTGTTCTTTGCTGTTTTTCTAGCGGTTCCTATGGAAATGAAGGGCGAAGCAGCAACGACAGAGATGAAGCCATTGATTTTTGACGAGGCAGGTCTACTTAATCAGGAAGAGTATGATGTGTTGAACTCTATGGCTAATCAATACGGAGCTGAAAGAGAGACAGACATTATTATTTATACGACCAACAATCCCGACAATATGGATGTTATGAAAATGACACAGGATTTTTATGATGATCATGGTCCGGGTTATGACAGGGCTCATGGAAATGCAGTCATTTTAACGATGGATATGAGGAATAGAGAGGTGTACTTGGCCGGATTTTATAAGGCAGAACGGTATCTGGATGACGACAGGCTTACTAAAATCCGCCATGAAATTACCCCGGATCTGACGAATGGCAACTATGGACTTGCCTTTCAAAAGTATATTCTCGGCGCGCACAAATATTTGGCTATCCGCCCAGGGGTGAATCCGGACAGTATATTTTTCAAAGGCTGGCTTCACTTGGCGATTGCGCTGGGATTGGCGTCTATTATTGTAGGTAAGATGATTTCGAGTTCCGGCGGTCGGGTTACGGTAAATCGGCAGACCTACGAGGATGCAAGCACGTCAGGGGTTCTTGCACATCAAGATCTGTACACTCACACCACGACAACGAAGCGGAAGATTGAAAAGAGCAGTAGCAGCAGCTCATCAGGCGGAGGGGGTGGAACCACCAGCGGCGGTCACTCGCATAGCGGCAGCAGAGGATCATTTTAA
- a CDS encoding TFIIB-type zinc ribbon-containing protein, translating into MPVIEYKCPNCGSGMVFDSETGMLSCHSCGREDNIDTIPDPLTNRVFSEDEAHEYHCNNCGAVIMTEVETSATVCSFCGSAVVLGDRLTGKLAPAQVIPFSISKEEAIAAFKKWCKNGRLTPNRFMIADRIKGITGMYVPFWLYELHNQIEVQGEGNQVRTYTSGDYEYTETKHFDVYRKIRLNYVKVPIDAAEKMNDELMDKLEPFPYDQLKPFKTPYLAGYIAEKYSYNEEELFPRVKDKVKEYIDAYIQSTVSEYTSVSYTEKQIDTTLKQADYVLLPVWVIHYDYNQLEHTFAMNGQTGKVVGKPPISKFKVTAWFAGIFGITLFSLRFITWLIMGGEFY; encoded by the coding sequence ATGCCGGTTATCGAATACAAATGCCCCAACTGCGGCAGCGGCATGGTCTTTGACAGTGAGACAGGAATGTTATCTTGCCATAGCTGCGGAAGAGAGGACAACATCGATACGATTCCTGATCCTCTGACCAATCGTGTTTTTTCAGAAGATGAGGCCCATGAGTATCATTGTAATAACTGTGGAGCAGTAATTATGACCGAAGTGGAGACGAGTGCAACGGTGTGCAGCTTTTGTGGTTCTGCCGTGGTACTGGGTGATCGACTGACCGGGAAGCTGGCTCCGGCGCAGGTTATTCCTTTTTCGATCAGCAAGGAAGAAGCCATAGCTGCGTTCAAAAAATGGTGCAAGAATGGCCGACTGACACCGAACCGATTTATGATAGCCGATCGAATCAAGGGAATAACCGGTATGTATGTCCCCTTCTGGTTATATGAATTACATAATCAAATTGAGGTTCAAGGTGAAGGTAACCAAGTGAGAACCTATACGAGCGGAGATTACGAATATACAGAAACGAAGCATTTTGATGTATATCGGAAAATCCGTTTGAATTACGTGAAGGTTCCGATTGATGCTGCGGAGAAAATGAATGACGAGCTGATGGATAAATTGGAGCCTTTTCCTTATGATCAGCTCAAACCTTTTAAAACGCCATATTTAGCGGGCTATATTGCGGAAAAGTATAGTTATAACGAAGAGGAGCTTTTCCCGCGCGTGAAAGACAAAGTGAAGGAATATATTGATGCTTATATTCAGTCCACGGTGTCAGAGTATACGTCTGTGAGTTACACGGAAAAGCAAATTGATACTACATTAAAACAAGCGGATTATGTCCTGCTCCCAGTATGGGTCATCCACTATGACTACAATCAATTGGAGCATACGTTTGCGATGAACGGTCAGACGGGCAAAGTAGTTGGTAAGCCTCCGATTAGCAAGTTCAAAGTGACAGCTTGGTTTGCAGGCATTTTCGGCATAACTCTCTTTTCATTAAGGTTCATAACTTGGCTAATAATGGGGGGAGAATTCTATTGA
- a CDS encoding PspA/IM30 family protein has translation MGILSRFRDIMKVNISALLDKASDPEKTIDDYMRNLNSDLGKVKAETASVLADEKRAKRALDECRAEIKKLQHYASKSVEAGNEDEARKFLERKILQAEKLESLQTSYELASANAVHMKQMQEKLVSDIGRLEVRRAELKGKLAIAKAQQTLNAMGDHDSGFEALEEKANKAYDEAMAIAELRGETKDDLDALFMQYEKSTNAEDELAAIKQKINSKES, from the coding sequence ATGGGGATTTTATCAAGGTTTAGGGATATTATGAAGGTGAATATCAGCGCCTTATTGGATAAGGCGAGCGATCCGGAGAAGACCATTGATGATTATATGCGGAACTTGAACAGTGATCTGGGCAAGGTGAAAGCGGAAACGGCCTCGGTACTAGCTGATGAGAAAAGAGCGAAAAGAGCACTGGATGAATGTAGAGCTGAGATCAAAAAGCTCCAGCATTATGCAAGTAAGTCTGTGGAAGCTGGCAATGAAGATGAGGCTCGAAAGTTTCTGGAACGTAAAATCTTGCAGGCAGAGAAACTGGAATCGTTACAGACCTCTTATGAATTAGCTTCGGCAAACGCCGTACATATGAAACAAATGCAGGAGAAATTGGTGTCCGATATAGGGCGTCTGGAAGTGCGGCGTGCCGAACTTAAAGGGAAGCTGGCGATCGCCAAAGCACAGCAAACCTTGAATGCTATGGGCGACCATGATTCTGGCTTTGAGGCCTTGGAAGAGAAGGCAAACAAGGCATATGATGAAGCGATGGCGATAGCTGAACTCCGGGGAGAGACGAAGGACGACCTGGATGCGTTATTCATGCAATATGAGAAGAGTACCAATGCAGAAGATGAGCTGGCTGCAATCAAGCAGAAAATCAATTCCAAAGAATCATAA
- a CDS encoding aldo/keto reductase, producing the protein MNHQIPEKVLNDGTKVPAIGFGTAGLKGADGVKVITSAIDAGYRLIDTAFNYENEGAVGKSVQQSSVPREELLICSKLPGRRHAYQEAIVTIEESLYRGGLDYYDLYLIHWPNPKIDRYVEAWQALIEAKKRGYIRSIGVCNFLPEHTERLIRETGIAPSINQVELHPLFNQEHQRTKDAEQGIVTESWSPLGRGHSMMENEEIGKIAAAHGKTATQAILRWHIQLGAIPIPKASSIKHQTENLDIFDFELSPEEMNVISALSREDGRLWDQDPNSYEEL; encoded by the coding sequence ATGAACCATCAAATTCCAGAGAAGGTATTGAATGATGGCACTAAGGTGCCTGCCATTGGATTTGGAACTGCTGGGTTGAAGGGTGCAGATGGAGTAAAAGTGATAACCAGCGCGATTGATGCGGGTTACCGTCTGATTGACACAGCTTTTAACTATGAAAATGAGGGCGCTGTTGGGAAATCTGTCCAGCAGAGTTCAGTACCGAGAGAAGAATTGTTGATTTGCTCCAAACTTCCAGGTCGTCGACATGCGTATCAGGAAGCTATTGTCACGATCGAAGAGTCACTATATAGAGGCGGTTTGGACTATTATGATCTGTACTTGATCCATTGGCCGAATCCCAAAATCGATCGGTATGTTGAAGCCTGGCAGGCATTGATTGAGGCGAAGAAGCGGGGCTATATTCGTTCGATCGGAGTCTGCAATTTCCTGCCTGAGCATACTGAACGATTGATTCGGGAAACAGGTATCGCGCCGAGCATCAATCAGGTTGAACTGCATCCATTATTTAATCAGGAGCATCAGCGTACCAAAGATGCTGAACAGGGCATTGTGACGGAATCGTGGAGCCCTTTGGGTCGCGGTCACAGCATGATGGAGAACGAGGAGATTGGGAAAATTGCCGCTGCTCATGGCAAAACCGCGACACAAGCGATTTTACGTTGGCATATTCAACTGGGAGCGATCCCAATTCCTAAGGCTTCTTCTATAAAACATCAGACGGAAAATCTGGACATTTTTGATTTTGAGTTGTCACCAGAGGAAATGAACGTGATTTCAGCGCTTAGCAGGGAAGATGGACGGCTATGGGACCAGGACCCCAATTCCTATGAAGAACTGTAA